A single genomic interval of Amblyraja radiata isolate CabotCenter1 chromosome 3, sAmbRad1.1.pri, whole genome shotgun sequence harbors:
- the nfil3 gene encoding nuclear factor interleukin-3-regulated protein — MEAQRPALQKYTGLVGSCVSGEQMMVLAPAFENSAETFSADDSMMSDDMSIGSLKQKSSTCRRKREFIPDEKKDELYWEKRRKNNEAAKRSREKRRLNDMVLENKLMALGEENVRLKSELLALKLKFGLITAAFYAQEIQNLGNSPGPCFQDYKPSNINLAAFQPEHEHNFLANGCISVIKHSPPSSLSDVSETSSNARESPLLQVACKSPTSTFNVIKQEPLEFKLDTGTCLREPSEDNGSYIATVYRNYIGNAFNGNYTHSPPSLQITRSSSNSPGTSEADEGIQGKNTSEEDGEDEQRVPKGPIPSPVEPKIVSIATVKFHNSNSSALPHKLRIKARAMQIKVENAEAHYATTGKQPSASNISTEKSCSLDSATMFKCNSSKPVHSSLAPLSIQVASINDWSQKPELWRQKEIEEKLEGAYKNVQPCSPVALTNQLVNSGKDSACNGIHQGAHLESENLYLKQGIANLSAEVASLKKLIEKQQVTASDTGKCTTEKRLAN, encoded by the coding sequence ATGGAAGCACAGAGACCAGCTCTCCAGAAATATACAGGATTGGTTGGATCTTGCGTTTCTGGGGAACAAATGATGGTATTAGCTCCTGCTTTTGAAAACAGTGCAGAGACTTTTTCTGCAGATGACAGTATGATGAGTGATGACATGAGCATTGGGTCTCTCAAACAAAAGTCTTCGACTTGTCGCAGAAAGCGGGAATTCATCCCTGATGAGAAGAAAGATGAACTATACTGGGAGAAGAGAAGAAAAAATAACGAAGCGGCCAAAAGGTCACGTGAGAAGCGGCGTTTGAATGATATGGTTTTGGAGAACAAACTTATGGCATTAGGTGAGGAAAATGTAAGACTGAAGTCGGAGCTTTTAGCTTTGAAATTAAAATTCGGATTAATTACTGCGGCATTTTATGCCCAGGAAATACAGAATCTTGGAAATTCTCCAGGGCCATGTTTTCAAGACTATAAACCCTCCAACATAAATTTAGCTGCTTTCCAACCAGAACATGAACATAATTTCCTTGCAAATGGCTGTATTTCTGTCATTAAACACTCTCCACCAAGTTCATTGTCAGATGTTTCGGAAACGTCTTCAAATGCCAGGGAAAGTCCCCTTCTCCAAGTTGCATGCAAAAGCCCAACCAGTACTTTCAATGTTATAAAACAAGAACCTCTGGAATTCAAACTAGATACTGGGACCTGCTTAAGGGAACCCAGTGAGGATAATGGTTCATATATTGCAACTGTGTACAGGAACTACATTGGGAATGCTTTCAATGGAAATTATACCCATTCACCACCTTCTTTACAGATTACTAGATCATCAAGTAATTCCCCAGGAACATCAGAAGCCGATGAAGGCATCCAAGGGAAAAATACATCtgaagaagatggagaagatgaacagCGTGTACCAAAAGGTCCAATACCCTCTCCTGTAGAACCAAAAATTGTGAGCATTGCCACGGTTAAGTTTCACAACTCAAATTCTTCTGCACTGCCTCACAAGCTTCGCATCAAGGCTAGAGCAATGCAGATTAAAGTAGAGAATGCGGAGGCACATTATGCAACGACAGGGAAACAACCCTCTGCCAGCAATATTTCCACTGAAAAATCTTGCTCATTAGACAGTGCGACAATGTTTAAATGCAATTCTTCAAAGCCAGTACACTCTTCTCTTGCTCCTTTGTCTATTCAAGTTGCAAGCATCAATGATTGGTCTCAGAAACCAGAACTCTGGCGTCAAAAGGAGATTGAAGAGAAATTGGAAGGGGCATATAAAAATGTTCAGCCATGCTCTCCAGTTGCACTAACAAACCAATTGGTTAATTCTGGGAAGGACTCTGCTTGCAATGGCATTCACCAAGGGGCACACTTGGAATCTGAGAATTTGTACTtaaaacaaggaattgcaaactTAAGTGCAGAAGTTGCATCATTGAAAAAACTGATAGAAAAGCAGCAGGTTACTGCTTCAGACACTGGCAAATGCACTACCGAGAAAAGACTTGCCAACTAA